In Populus trichocarpa isolate Nisqually-1 chromosome 16, P.trichocarpa_v4.1, whole genome shotgun sequence, a genomic segment contains:
- the LOC18106228 gene encoding uncharacterized protein LOC18106228 — protein sequence MASAMPSTTTTTTLRPLFISQQRPTRFFFVTSGIKFPDKKWIDNKNKNNYYHHKNVSAYPGFPVLTSCSSYSLHSFLSLRSPSLLSHPSLCFLFQSRSPPLRSPFSYMTTTNQSSPDPPPQSPSTKTVRVVVKGRVQGVFYRNWTVENATQLGLKGWVRNRRDGSVEALFSGDSDKVQEMEQRCRRGPHDAMVTGFLVFPSSDDPGIGFQRKATL from the exons ATGGCATCAGCAATGCCATCAACTACTACAACTACTACTCTCAGGCCACTGTTTATCAGCCAACAAAGACCCACCAGATTCTTCTTCGTAACATCCGGAATCAAATTTCCCGATAAAAAATGGAtcgacaacaaaaacaaaaacaattactaccACCATAAGAATGTTAGTGCTTATCCTGGATTCCCCGTTCTCACTTCTTGTAGCTCTTATTctcttcattcttttctttcgcttcgctctccttctcttctttctcatcCTTCTCTTTGCTTTCTGTTCCAATCTCGTTCTCCTCCTCTTCGATCTCCTTTCTCCTACATGACCACGACTAATCAATCCTCTCCTGACCCTCCTCCTCAATCACCCTCTACCAAAACG GTGAGGGTAGTGGTTAAGGGGAGGGTACAGGGGGTCTTTTATAGGAACTGGACAGTGGAAAATGCTACGCAATTGGGGTTAAAAGGTTGGGTGAGGAACAGAAGGGATGGTTCTGTGGAGGCTTTATTCTCTGGGGATTCTGATAAGGTACAGGAAATGGAGCAGAGGTGCCGCCGTGGCCCACATGATGCTATGGTCACTGGCTTCCTGGTTTTCCCTTCCTCTGATGATCCTGGAATTGGTTTCCAGCGCAAAGCAACTCTTTGA